The Vibrio splendidus genome has a window encoding:
- the trmY gene encoding tRNA (pseudouridine(54)-N(1))-methyltransferase TrmY, with protein sequence MRSFVLRARAAPTESKLILEGVGQDAHTEILAHTLMNTIFVAQSHRENVTVHLVLESTKDFSRTITFDSNEITNIGGFHESALLSAVVRAVDASQGMTKEQTRQVEPGITVRTMSFEKLVKEQAEDHQLYMMDKKGDFIRDAEIAENPCFLLTDHIPMPKKSYNSLKRLGTEKISLGPNMLFASQCVVLINNELDIRGF encoded by the coding sequence ATGCGTTCATTTGTATTACGCGCTCGCGCAGCCCCTACAGAGAGCAAACTTATCTTAGAGGGTGTTGGGCAAGATGCTCATACTGAGATTCTGGCTCATACTCTGATGAACACGATCTTCGTTGCTCAATCTCACCGTGAGAATGTCACCGTGCACCTTGTGCTAGAGAGTACTAAAGACTTTTCACGAACAATTACATTCGATTCCAACGAAATAACTAACATTGGTGGCTTTCATGAATCTGCACTGTTATCTGCGGTAGTAAGAGCGGTTGACGCTTCTCAAGGCATGACAAAAGAACAGACACGTCAGGTAGAGCCGGGCATCACTGTCCGTACCATGAGCTTTGAAAAGTTGGTTAAAGAACAGGCTGAAGACCACCAGCTGTACATGATGGATAAGAAAGGCGACTTTATCCGTGATGCAGAGATTGCCGAAAACCCATGTTTCCTTCTAACTGACCATATCCCTATGCCGAAGAAAAGCTACAACAGCTTGAAGCGTTTAGGGACGGAGAAAATCAGCTTAGGTCCAAACATGCTGTTTGCTTCTCAGTGTGTTGTGTTGATCAACAATGAGCTGGACATTAGAGGGTTCTAA
- a CDS encoding DUF3087 family protein yields MKLQKINKEEYRKKMNLLLVSLVGSLALFAIVFGSILIELFGSVGSVTGEATGNFHLNVLGVILSVALNAFIASRVKGHDYFKEALYVWNLKQIHNQIYRKLKRIQPKAEQGDREALTILYFYYTTQKQVYDLDNNTLTIKTVQQSLDNIVELSEKWSIELDIEAFSKDLVAKF; encoded by the coding sequence ATGAAGTTACAGAAGATAAATAAAGAAGAATATAGAAAGAAGATGAACCTACTGTTGGTTTCATTGGTTGGGTCGCTCGCCTTGTTTGCCATCGTATTCGGTAGCATTCTGATTGAACTTTTTGGTTCAGTTGGATCCGTTACTGGGGAAGCGACAGGTAATTTCCATTTGAATGTACTTGGCGTGATTTTATCAGTCGCACTGAATGCCTTTATAGCGAGCCGTGTGAAAGGGCATGATTACTTTAAGGAAGCGCTTTATGTGTGGAACCTTAAACAAATTCACAATCAAATCTATCGTAAGCTCAAGCGTATTCAACCGAAAGCTGAGCAAGGTGATCGAGAAGCATTAACTATCCTTTACTTCTATTACACTACGCAAAAACAGGTATACGACCTAGATAACAATACATTGACGATAAAAACGGTTCAGCAATCGCTAGATAACATAGTTGAGCTAAGTGAAAAGTGGAGTATCGAACTGGATATAGAGGCATTTTCGAAAGATCTAGTCGCAAAATTCTAA
- a CDS encoding DUF6538 domain-containing protein has translation MYIQKSPHGVYYARICTPAQLKALGFPFDLKISLRTKDPKLAKVIGLSLVSAVKEAFRTTDSLCFSEFQLHLKGILSHHLNLYQFH, from the coding sequence ATGTATATACAAAAATCTCCCCACGGTGTCTACTACGCACGGATCTGTACTCCAGCACAGTTGAAAGCGTTGGGATTCCCATTCGATCTAAAAATCAGCCTTCGAACAAAAGACCCTAAGCTAGCTAAAGTCATTGGCTTAAGCCTTGTCAGTGCTGTCAAAGAGGCCTTTCGTACTACAGACTCTCTGTGCTTTTCAGAGTTTCAGTTGCATCTAAAAGGCATTTTGTCCCACCACCTGAACTTATACCAATTCCATTAA
- a CDS encoding IS630 family transposase (programmed frameshift) has protein sequence MNSDLSKLIGATSNARLRLRLLAVSHFIDGKNRTEIASFLKVSRLSVNKWIKAYLDFGVEGLVEKPHTGRPSRLTIEQKKHLKEYVTSNAIKPEGGRLQGSDITQFILDEFDISYQPSGVYRLLHELNLSWITTRSKHPKQSEEAQESFKKFPIETILKIPGHIHLKEVLVWFQDEARFGQRNTTTKIWAEKGTRPRAVQQQQFEYAYLFGAVCINTGEAEAIVSPLSNMEAMTKHLELISTATPRGKHSVVIMDQASWHQTHLANHFKNITIIHIPPYSPELNPIEQVWQWLRQYKLANRCFENYNDIVNSVCNAWNSFCEDKRRVQSLCFRDWTRLVS, from the exons ATGAACTCAGATTTATCAAAGCTTATCGGCGCAACCTCCAACGCGAGGTTGAGGCTAAGATTACTCGCGGTCTCTCACTTTATCGATGGTAAAAATCGAACTGAAATCGCGTCATTTCTTAAAGTCAGTCGTCTCAGTGTGAATAAATGGATCAAGGCCTATCTTGATTTTGGTGTTGAAGGGTTAGTAGAAAAACCTCATACAGGAAGACCTTCCAGACTCACTATTGAGCAAAAAAAACATCTTAAAGAATACGTCACTTCAAATGCAATAAAACCTGAGGGTGGGCGCTTACAAGGGAGTGACATCACACAATTCATCCTTGATGAATTTGATATATCTTACCAACCATCCGGTGTATACCGCTTACTGCATGAACTTAATTTGAGTTGGATAACGACACGTTCAAAGCACCCAAAACAATCAGAAGAAGCTCAAGAATCTTTT AAAAAATTCCCAATAGAAACGATCCTTAAGATCCCTGGGCATATCCACTTAAAAGAAGTGCTTGTTTGGTTTCAAGATGAAGCTAGATTTGGTCAACGCAATACCACAACCAAGATTTGGGCAGAAAAAGGAACTCGACCTAGAGCCGTTCAACAGCAACAATTTGAGTACGCTTATTTGTTTGGAGCCGTTTGTATCAATACAGGCGAAGCTGAAGCTATTGTTTCACCGTTAAGCAACATGGAAGCAATGACGAAGCATCTTGAATTAATCTCAACGGCGACCCCTAGAGGTAAACATTCCGTGGTTATTATGGATCAAGCGAGCTGGCATCAAACACATTTAGCCAATCATTTTAAGAACATCACGATAATCCATATCCCGCCATATTCACCAGAATTAAACCCGATAGAACAAGTTTGGCAATGGCTTCGACAATACAAGTTAGCGAATAGGTGTTTTGAAAACTATAACGATATAGTGAACTCAGTATGCAATGCTTGGAACAGTTTTTGTGAAGATAAACGCAGAGTCCAATCCCTCTGCTTTAGAGATTGGACTCGATTGGTAAGTTAA
- a CDS encoding site-specific integrase produces the protein MELVLQSQKQDDRLHLGCIPSISHTSKRLSEEKHWSEALKHFLEFKGVQGVSALTVHQLKQRITFFFESTAPSGLSTITAMVLMEYIKTLNSSSLSAKSCKDYYAALSQFIRWCATMSLIERNVSADIKATFKKSIKADKQRSRWSESQLSTLFSSEQFEQVDNGFYWVTLLLTYMGMRPNEVCQLRTEDVVVSDPVPYLNVTDKGHGQRIKNRYALRQVPIHQSLIKHGFLEYVELRKNNSKTCLFDYKPLGLNKDWSQQYCQQFGRLLSKIGLKAGQRPTAYSLRHTFIDVLKQKEVAESTVADIVGHHHPSMTFGRYGKQTKLKLMLSAVNQFSLQLGGSHE, from the coding sequence ATGGAATTGGTATTACAATCACAAAAGCAGGACGATCGCTTACATTTAGGTTGTATACCTTCCATAAGTCATACTTCTAAGCGTTTGAGTGAAGAAAAGCATTGGAGTGAAGCGTTAAAACACTTTCTAGAGTTCAAAGGGGTTCAAGGGGTCAGTGCATTGACTGTCCATCAGTTGAAACAGCGCATTACCTTTTTCTTTGAGAGCACTGCGCCATCTGGTTTATCAACAATAACTGCGATGGTACTGATGGAGTACATTAAGACTCTCAATAGCTCTAGTCTTTCAGCAAAAAGCTGTAAAGATTACTACGCCGCGCTGAGTCAATTTATACGTTGGTGTGCGACCATGTCTTTGATTGAAAGAAACGTGTCTGCAGATATCAAAGCGACTTTCAAGAAGTCTATAAAAGCTGATAAGCAGCGCTCAAGGTGGTCAGAGAGTCAGCTTTCAACACTCTTCTCATCTGAGCAGTTTGAGCAAGTGGATAATGGTTTCTACTGGGTTACTTTATTGCTCACGTACATGGGTATGAGGCCGAATGAAGTGTGTCAGCTACGTACAGAAGACGTGGTCGTTAGCGATCCAGTCCCTTACTTAAACGTAACAGATAAAGGTCACGGACAGCGGATCAAGAATCGTTATGCTCTGCGACAAGTCCCCATTCATCAGAGTCTAATCAAACATGGCTTTCTTGAGTATGTTGAGCTTCGTAAGAACAATAGCAAAACCTGTCTATTCGATTACAAGCCACTGGGTCTCAACAAGGACTGGAGCCAACAATATTGCCAACAATTCGGCAGACTCCTATCTAAGATCGGATTGAAAGCAGGGCAACGCCCTACTGCGTACTCCCTCCGTCACACTTTCATTGATGTTCTTAAGCAAAAGGAAGTGGCTGAGTCTACAGTCGCTGATATCGTTGGCCATCATCACCCCTCAATGACATTTGGCCGATATGGTAAGCAAACAAAACTGAAACTTATGCTTAGTGCGGTTAACCAGTTCTCACTTCAACTGGGAGGCTCACATGAGTAA
- a CDS encoding tyrosine-type recombinase/integrase, whose translation MFELEKGTYANSTIKAWRSKLKRIVTFFGELDIRDIVRSGILRYLHAHNDLKNKTLNEDLTLIRKVFTFAVGDRLITQSPVDGIHNLQNAPISCNPFTLNDITRLTHQAAACSSVKNGVLLACHTGLRKSEWLALVVDDYDPIKRELKVERACVVNHFKRPKTTGSKRRIQLSKTAQKIIENQLSLIFGLAAQEIHITENDQKTRTKLTAKPLFPNLDTGKFYQKDKAIDRTFKSWLVAASVAHRGASQARHTFASQAILSGANLYWIRSQLGHNTLDMLYKHYSKWIEEDAKDYPNLIDLHFQKAANSVDKPIL comes from the coding sequence ATGTTCGAACTTGAAAAAGGAACTTACGCTAACTCAACAATAAAAGCATGGAGATCTAAGCTAAAACGTATCGTAACGTTTTTCGGAGAACTAGACATTCGAGATATCGTACGAAGCGGTATTCTTCGCTACTTACATGCACACAATGATCTTAAAAACAAAACGCTTAATGAAGACCTGACACTTATTCGAAAAGTATTCACGTTTGCAGTTGGGGATCGGCTTATTACACAATCTCCAGTTGATGGTATCCATAACTTACAAAATGCTCCCATTAGCTGTAATCCATTCACACTGAATGATATAACCCGTTTAACTCACCAAGCAGCAGCTTGCTCAAGTGTTAAAAATGGGGTCCTTCTGGCTTGCCATACAGGGCTTCGAAAAAGTGAGTGGTTGGCACTAGTTGTTGATGATTATGACCCAATAAAAAGAGAGCTTAAAGTTGAGAGAGCTTGCGTAGTTAATCACTTTAAAAGGCCAAAAACTACAGGATCAAAGCGTAGGATTCAATTGTCTAAGACAGCCCAAAAGATAATTGAAAACCAGTTAAGTTTAATCTTTGGCTTAGCGGCTCAAGAAATCCATATCACCGAAAATGATCAAAAGACCCGAACCAAACTTACCGCAAAACCTCTATTCCCTAATCTTGATACAGGGAAATTTTACCAAAAAGATAAAGCAATAGATCGCACCTTTAAAAGCTGGCTCGTTGCAGCCAGCGTAGCTCATCGAGGTGCGAGTCAGGCCCGTCATACATTCGCATCTCAAGCTATTTTGAGTGGGGCAAATCTTTATTGGATAAGGTCTCAACTAGGGCACAACACTCTAGACATGCTTTATAAGCATTACTCAAAGTGGATTGAAGAAGACGCAAAAGACTACCCCAACCTGATTGATTTGCACTTTCAGAAAGCTGCAAATTCGGTCGACAAACCCATCCTTTAA
- a CDS encoding type IV toxin-antitoxin system AbiEi family antitoxin domain-containing protein, translated as MCTTSDAAKFNVTRAALSRAVEKGDIEKLQRGLYGYVGREELEVHSLAEVSVRAKKGVICLLSALRYHNLTTQAPFQIWLSIKKNDRAPNIEYLSIKIVRTRDVTDLGVISTQVDGIPVLVSDVERTIVDCFKFRNKIGIDVAIEALTEAKRANRFEQEKLWEYVKHYRMTNVMMPYMEVISCNG; from the coding sequence GTGTGCACCACCTCAGACGCTGCAAAATTCAATGTAACTCGTGCCGCCCTTTCTCGCGCTGTGGAAAAAGGTGACATAGAAAAACTACAGCGAGGACTCTACGGGTATGTAGGCAGAGAAGAATTGGAGGTGCACTCTTTAGCTGAGGTCAGTGTCAGAGCGAAAAAAGGGGTTATTTGCCTTCTATCAGCACTCCGTTACCACAATCTCACTACCCAAGCGCCTTTTCAGATATGGCTCAGCATTAAAAAAAATGATAGGGCTCCCAATATTGAATACCTAAGCATTAAGATTGTTCGTACCAGGGACGTGACGGATTTGGGGGTGATCTCAACACAAGTTGATGGCATCCCTGTTTTAGTATCGGACGTTGAGCGGACGATTGTTGATTGCTTTAAGTTCCGTAACAAGATCGGGATTGATGTCGCGATTGAAGCACTTACAGAGGCAAAAAGAGCCAACAGATTTGAGCAAGAGAAGCTCTGGGAGTATGTAAAGCATTACAGAATGACAAATGTAATGATGCCCTATATGGAGGTAATAAGCTGCAATGGTTAG
- a CDS encoding ISNCY family transposase, protein MIVMDTQSQLTVDIIAKVALGKISITNASKLLKKSRRTIERYLRRYRSDGIRFVVHGNTGRAPANKIPITLKQQVQALIKTKYYDFNMLHLADMLEVFEGIKVKRETLRTWAHEIHHVKRAKHRRSKVRRRRERMEAEGLMLQMDGSPHLWFGDKKSCLIAMIDDATSEVHAEFFPSETTEGCLKVMKTYIKKKGLFKTLYVDRAGIFGGPKRCHFSQMQRACEELGIEIIFANSPQGKGRIERAFDTFQDRLVPELRLAGVTDMISANNYLQNTFIPEYWATTLTVNAKLMRSEHTPVPKYLNIDAICIQKEYRKIRRDHTFSYANAMYQITSPLRHSIVSQQVELRKQLDGGFTAYFADRELSIKELTEPSSRKEYGEEVQKKIEAIELANELGNVREAARQSGCSVKSIHNNRQLLEAHGPLALKRLYGQSHNNNRIDEKTRNIVISLTLKSPHLTSIRISGEMRKRFNISISHSTVRNIWLEEKLNTRELREARAEESIIE, encoded by the coding sequence ATGATCGTTATGGATACTCAATCTCAGCTTACCGTGGATATCATCGCAAAAGTTGCTCTCGGTAAAATCTCAATTACTAATGCCTCTAAGCTCCTCAAGAAGTCTCGCAGAACCATCGAACGTTATCTCAGGCGATATCGCTCTGATGGTATCCGATTTGTGGTTCATGGCAACACAGGAAGGGCACCCGCTAATAAAATCCCCATTACCTTAAAGCAACAAGTTCAAGCTCTTATAAAGACCAAGTATTACGACTTTAACATGCTTCATCTCGCCGATATGTTAGAGGTATTTGAAGGTATCAAAGTAAAACGGGAGACGCTTCGTACCTGGGCACATGAAATCCATCATGTAAAACGAGCCAAACATCGACGTTCTAAGGTAAGAAGACGACGTGAGCGTATGGAAGCCGAAGGCTTAATGCTGCAAATGGACGGCAGTCCGCACCTTTGGTTCGGTGATAAAAAATCCTGTCTTATCGCCATGATTGATGATGCAACCAGTGAGGTTCATGCGGAGTTTTTTCCTTCAGAAACCACCGAAGGATGCCTCAAAGTAATGAAAACTTATATCAAGAAAAAAGGTCTTTTTAAGACTCTGTATGTCGATAGAGCTGGCATCTTCGGTGGACCAAAACGTTGCCACTTCTCCCAGATGCAACGAGCCTGTGAAGAGCTGGGTATAGAAATTATTTTTGCCAATTCGCCTCAAGGCAAGGGTCGCATCGAACGTGCCTTTGATACGTTCCAAGATCGTCTAGTCCCTGAGTTAAGGCTGGCTGGGGTTACTGATATGATCAGTGCAAATAACTACCTACAAAATACCTTCATCCCTGAGTATTGGGCAACGACCCTCACAGTCAACGCCAAATTAATGCGCTCTGAGCATACACCCGTTCCGAAGTACCTCAACATTGACGCGATATGTATTCAAAAAGAATATCGAAAAATCCGTCGAGATCATACCTTCAGTTACGCCAACGCAATGTATCAAATCACCTCCCCATTACGGCACTCTATCGTGAGTCAACAAGTCGAATTACGTAAGCAACTTGATGGTGGTTTTACGGCTTACTTTGCTGACCGAGAGTTATCGATTAAAGAGCTTACTGAGCCTAGCTCTAGGAAAGAATACGGAGAAGAGGTTCAGAAAAAGATCGAGGCTATAGAGCTTGCCAATGAGTTAGGGAATGTTAGAGAAGCGGCCCGACAAAGCGGTTGTTCTGTCAAAAGCATTCACAACAACCGTCAATTGCTTGAAGCCCATGGCCCACTTGCTTTGAAACGTCTGTATGGTCAATCACACAACAATAATCGCATCGATGAAAAGACTCGAAATATCGTCATCTCATTAACACTCAAATCGCCTCACCTAACCTCTATTAGGATAAGTGGTGAGATGAGAAAGCGTTTTAACATCTCGATTAGTCACTCAACAGTAAGGAACATCTGGCTTGAAGAAAAGCTGAATACAAGAGAGTTACGGGAGGCACGTGCCGAGGAATCAATTATCGAATAG
- a CDS encoding GGDEF domain-containing protein, with protein MTLLSRLFLLKKVVLLPLFGLNFGLSFITLKFIYPEINLNSHFYFSCSVIVIWTVYIGMSGYQYTHKKFIASLREQKFLRRITLQNMQIESLNVKLGHTSHIDALSNLYNRRYFDRKLNDEIRRTQRANTELGLLIVDIDHFKQINDCMGHDVGDKYIKLVATTLQSCVKRPEDIVARYGGDEFAFILPNTHMLGLKTVAMKINQKVRDLELAHPSADRLTVSIGGALLSSANNCQASLFKAADNNLYKVKRTTRNSFNIS; from the coding sequence ATGACATTACTGTCGAGACTATTTTTGCTAAAAAAAGTAGTACTGCTCCCTCTTTTTGGTCTCAACTTTGGGCTTAGCTTCATCACCCTTAAATTCATTTATCCAGAGATCAATCTCAATAGCCATTTTTATTTTTCATGCTCTGTAATCGTTATCTGGACTGTCTATATTGGAATGTCAGGATACCAATACACACATAAAAAATTCATCGCCTCTCTGCGAGAGCAAAAATTCTTACGACGAATTACATTACAAAATATGCAAATCGAATCTCTAAATGTAAAACTCGGTCATACAAGTCACATAGATGCACTCTCGAATTTGTATAATCGTCGCTATTTTGACCGAAAACTTAACGATGAAATTCGTCGAACACAACGAGCTAATACTGAGCTCGGTCTCTTGATCGTAGACATTGACCATTTTAAGCAAATTAACGACTGCATGGGGCATGATGTGGGCGATAAATACATTAAATTGGTCGCAACGACTCTTCAGTCTTGTGTGAAAAGGCCTGAAGATATTGTTGCTCGTTACGGTGGAGATGAGTTTGCTTTCATTTTGCCGAACACTCACATGCTCGGCCTTAAAACCGTTGCAATGAAGATTAACCAGAAAGTAAGAGACCTCGAATTGGCTCATCCTAGTGCCGATAGACTAACGGTCAGTATTGGTGGGGCCTTGCTATCATCAGCGAATAACTGCCAAGCATCACTCTTCAAAGCTGCCGACAACAACCTTTATAAAGTGAAAAGAACAACAAGAAATAGTTTTAATATTAGCTAA